A single Vigna radiata var. radiata cultivar VC1973A chromosome 8, Vradiata_ver6, whole genome shotgun sequence DNA region contains:
- the LOC106770772 gene encoding dihydroflavonol 4-reductase, with amino-acid sequence MDSESLTVCVTGASGFIGSWLVMRLIQRGYTVRATVVDPDNMKKVKPLLEIPGAESKLSLWKANLAEEGSFDEAIKGCIGVFHVATPIDFESKDPENEVIKPAIRGVIDIMKACLKAKTVRRLVYTSSAITTHITDQPKALYDESCWTDVELCRREKMPGWMYFVSKTLAEQEAWKFAKENGMDFITILPTLVVGPFLPPSMPSSIITALSPILKREEHYGIIRQGKLVHIQDICLAHIFLFEEPKAEGRYICNARDVTIHEIAKIINNKYPEYNVPTEFEKNGDELEVVRLSSKKLTDLGFEFKYSVEDMYTEAIEACREKGLLPKTAQTL; translated from the exons ATGGATTCAGAATCCTTAACCGTTTGCGTCACGGGGGCCTCTGGTTTCATCGGATCATGGCTTGTCATGAGACTCATCCAGCGTGGCTATACGGTTCGAGCCACCGTTGTTGACCCAG ATAACATGAAGAAGGTGAAGCCCTTGCTGGAAATACCAGGTGCAGAGAGCAAGCTGTCACTGTGGAAGGCTAACCTTGCAGAAGAGGGAAGCTTTGATGAAGCCATTAAAGGCTGCATTGGAGTTTTCCATGTGGCCACACCCATTGACTTTGAGTCCAAAGATCCTGAG AATGAAGTGATAAAGCCTGCAATAAGGGGAGTGATAGATATCATGAAAGCATGCTTGAAGGCAAAAACTGTGAGAAGGCTAGTTTACACATCCTCGGCCATAACCACACACATTACTGATCAGCCAAAGGCTTTGTATGATGAGAGCTGTTGGACTGATGTTGAGTTATGCAGAAGAGAAAAGATGCCCGGTTGG ATGTATTTCGTTTCTAAAACTCTGGCAGAGCAAGAAGCATGGAAATTTGCGAAAGAGAATGGAATGGACTTCATCACTATCCTTCCGACTCTTGTTGTTGGCCCCTTTCTGCCTCCATCGATGCCGTCTAGCATAATCACAGCACTTTCTCCTATCCTAA AGAGAGAGGAGCATTATGGGATCATAAGACAGGGTAAACTGGTGCACATACAAGATATTTGTCTTGCTCACATATTTCTATTCGAAGAGCCAAAAGCAGAAGGAAGATACATATGCAATGCACGTGACGTTACTATTCATGAGAttgcaaaaataattaacaataaatacCCAGAATACAATGTTCCCACTGA GTTTGAGAAGAATGGAGATGAATTGGAGGTGGTAAGATTATCTTCGAAGAAACTCACAGATTTGGGATTCGAATTCAAATACAGCGTGGAAGATATGTACACTGAAGCAATTGAAGCATGCAGAGAAAAAGGGCTTCTTCCTAAAACTGctcaaacattataa